In Deinococcus maricopensis DSM 21211, one genomic interval encodes:
- a CDS encoding RsmB/NOP family class I SAM-dependent RNA methyltransferase, which yields MTDAPTRAPRRANPARAVAVRVLARVLGGAFAAPTLDEALAHARLPARDAGLATHIVYGALRHAPTLLPALDALLKGSTPIKARALLLAGAFEKLVLGTAPHAAVSEYVTLARDGFASPGLVNAVLRRVDVAPDASPYALPSWLEQEFRTAFGEVAPDAMLDQLQPSPLWLYLDDAGVRALDEEGSAVEGGRGDVYRVALDRPLRETRAYRTGHAQPINPASHACVLALGDVDGLPVLDLAGGAGVKAAMLARRGARVTSVDKIAGKHRAARENLARLGVQAQFVTADLTRPLNAPPAPLVLLDAPCTGSGTLRAHPEIKLRLTEPAVGEMAALQRTLLTRAADLVQPGGTLVYSVCSLADAEGPQVAAAFLAEHPDFQAEALPDLHVPVVQAGPGVRTVPVEGVDGFFIVRLHRRAQGA from the coding sequence ATGACCGACGCTCCCACCCGCGCGCCCCGCCGCGCGAACCCCGCGCGCGCCGTCGCTGTGCGCGTCCTCGCGCGCGTCCTGGGCGGCGCCTTCGCCGCCCCGACCCTCGACGAGGCCCTCGCGCACGCCCGCCTACCCGCGCGCGATGCCGGCCTTGCCACGCACATCGTGTACGGCGCGCTCCGCCACGCCCCCACCCTGCTGCCCGCCCTCGACGCGCTCCTCAAAGGCAGCACACCCATCAAGGCGCGCGCGCTGCTGCTCGCCGGGGCCTTCGAGAAACTGGTGCTCGGCACCGCCCCACACGCGGCCGTGAGCGAGTACGTCACGCTCGCCCGGGACGGCTTCGCGTCGCCCGGGCTTGTGAACGCCGTGCTGCGCCGCGTGGACGTCGCCCCCGACGCCAGCCCGTACGCCCTGCCCTCGTGGCTGGAGCAGGAATTCCGCACTGCGTTCGGTGAGGTCGCCCCCGACGCCATGCTGGACCAGCTGCAACCGTCCCCGCTGTGGCTGTACCTCGACGACGCCGGCGTCCGCGCCCTCGACGAGGAGGGCAGCGCCGTCGAGGGCGGACGCGGGGACGTATACCGCGTGGCCCTGGATCGCCCACTGCGCGAAACGCGCGCGTACCGTACCGGGCACGCGCAACCCATCAACCCGGCCAGTCACGCGTGCGTGCTGGCGCTCGGGGACGTGGACGGCCTGCCGGTGCTCGACCTCGCGGGAGGAGCGGGCGTGAAGGCCGCGATGCTCGCGCGGCGCGGCGCGCGTGTCACGAGCGTCGACAAAATCGCTGGGAAGCACCGGGCCGCGCGTGAGAACCTCGCGCGGCTGGGCGTGCAGGCGCAATTCGTGACGGCCGACCTGACCCGGCCGCTGAACGCGCCGCCCGCGCCGCTGGTGCTGCTGGACGCCCCGTGCACCGGCAGCGGCACCCTGCGGGCCCACCCGGAAATCAAGCTTCGCCTGACCGAGCCGGCGGTGGGGGAGATGGCGGCCCTGCAGCGCACCCTGCTGACACGCGCTGCGGACCTGGTGCAGCCAGGCGGCACGCTGGTATACAGCGTGTGCAGCCTCGCCGACGCCGAGGGGCCGCAGGTCGCGGCCGCGTTCCTGGCCGAGCATCCGGACTTCCAGGCCGAGGCGTTGCCGGACCTGCACGTGCCCGTCGTGCAGGCCGGTCCGGGCGTGCGGACGGTTCCGGTTGAGGGCGTGGATGGGTTTTTCATCGTGCGGCTGCATCGTCGCGCCCAAGGCGCATAG
- a CDS encoding stage V sporulation protein S, translating to METLRVSGKSRPNAVAGAIAALLRSNGQVEVQAIGPAAVNQAVKAIAIARGYITPDQLDLSTQPSFVKLDLEDEERTAVRFTIQGHKIDPVA from the coding sequence TTGGAAACGTTGCGCGTATCCGGCAAATCCCGCCCCAATGCCGTCGCCGGAGCGATAGCGGCTCTGCTCAGATCCAACGGACAAGTTGAAGTGCAGGCCATCGGCCCTGCCGCCGTGAATCAAGCAGTCAAAGCCATCGCCATCGCCCGCGGCTACATCACCCCTGACCAGCTGGACCTCAGCACCCAGCCGTCCTTCGTAAAACTCGACCTGGAAGACGAAGAACGCACCGCCGTGCGCTTCACCATCCAGGGTCACAAAATCGACCCGGTCGCCTGA
- a CDS encoding glutamate synthase-related protein: MTRAAHTPDHPDQQPTRAPESLYRQAERARLEPRFPGNFDEIGHDACGIIAKIRKTGEATHGNVTRALEELAHMAHRSGEVRGEGDGAGIQTDIPRLIWKRYLDEAGLDASVVDTADFWVGHFFVPQGHNPRELLDALRVHAGRYGLQVLLEKQGNVYSRALGPVARLTEPQFVQVAGLVTGDSNHERNGKLFTLGLDLEAKLPVHVVSLSTASVVYKVRGSAELLPRYYPELSLPDFMSVCTIGHNRYSTNTLSTFEQVQPFTLLAHNGEINTIDRLRKEGTQLGLPLTGGSDSQDLNRVLSGYIFDRGMSLLEAIESVFPPVISELRHFSSSLQNAYIGLRVGGGPLAQGPAAIISRQGNECVFSVDAMGLRPLWFGETEKEYFWSSERGVIPLGTMVRDPQPFAPGEKMVACLSGGTVKLHYNQNVQNLILERVHGKGYNFDDAHVRIEGPHYAAPTNDAAPAFTKAARAAFGWDRWDEDYVKALADKGAEPIASLGFDGPMAALRPEKPNLAEFFKETVAVVTNPAIDRERETEHFSTRVLLGRRPLPGSSDGHSVDLLTPVLATTEAVAGKYGTLTVQGLQAAFHVATLTPNLRADEPLSVALTRLKRAAADAVRAGAEVLLLDDTALYANGEAALDILLAVGALDRYLTAERDEDGVSLRRLTSVAVRSAQIRNLHDVMVLIGLGADAAEPSAMYALYSGESAEANLVGGLTKGIEKVMSTMGIHELRGYGQNFSALGLASDLLTELGVRGFWGGEAGYTLTGLEGTLKKRLEKYGANSEVMDRDQRFNPRVFKAAFSLANGEISAEDYQQRIRALELEMPLSARQLLEFKTPDGAEHVDPDGVDLAIGGHSLPFVISAMSFGSQGETAFRSYVEAAKRLNIVAMNGEGGEIPSMIGQYNHWRGQQVASGRFGVSSVMLNSAHVIEIKVGQGAKPGEGGHLPGKKVSVKVAAARHAVQGTDLISPSNNHDVYSIEDLAQLIEELKTVAPQAKISVKVPVVPGIGTIALGVAKAGAHIITLSGFEGGTGAARSHALKYAGMPVEFGVKRAHKALVSAGIRDKIELWADGGLKTALDVARVVALGANRVGFGTLSMVAIGCTICRGCQLDTCHVGITTQVETEEEAKAHGFKRFVPRVLPTEVDRLAAFYGGLAEELRRIVARLGLHSLQDLTGRSDLLVAQGAALDFTELLTPAEDVPAWSSLGRRVIHKPLNYMTRMVSEWVNDAIEDEGEDEIVYRDGPVASAERALGTHLVGTLTRRKPNASRVKLHFEAGSIPGNGLGAFNNAPVEIQVDGGAQDGVGKSSLGGRIVILKGRNHQGERVDGSVGKSFAYGAIGGRFLIQGNADSRFCVRLSGADVVLGGELRTPVDDTLGGLATRANAKGYAFEYMTAGRAVVVGDPGPWICSGMSGGVVYLRHEPEHGLDDAALNRRLARGSNVVILPLNATGVADLRELLGDYHQTLVKSEQHGAARRIAELLVDPAAHFRMVLPAAQSVDQSVATE; this comes from the coding sequence ATGACCCGCGCAGCCCACACCCCCGACCACCCGGACCAACAACCCACGCGCGCCCCTGAGAGCCTGTACCGCCAGGCCGAACGCGCCCGCCTGGAGCCCCGCTTCCCCGGCAACTTCGACGAGATCGGCCATGACGCCTGCGGCATCATCGCCAAAATCCGCAAAACCGGAGAAGCCACACACGGCAACGTCACGCGCGCGCTGGAGGAACTCGCGCACATGGCGCACCGCAGCGGCGAAGTCCGCGGCGAGGGCGACGGCGCCGGCATCCAAACCGACATTCCCCGCCTGATCTGGAAGCGCTACCTCGACGAGGCTGGCCTCGACGCGAGCGTCGTGGACACCGCCGACTTCTGGGTCGGGCACTTCTTCGTCCCGCAGGGCCACAACCCCCGCGAACTGCTCGACGCCCTGCGCGTCCACGCCGGCCGCTACGGCCTGCAGGTCCTGCTCGAAAAGCAGGGGAACGTGTACTCCCGCGCGCTCGGCCCCGTCGCGCGCCTCACCGAGCCGCAGTTCGTGCAGGTCGCCGGCCTCGTCACCGGCGACAGCAACCACGAACGCAACGGCAAACTGTTCACGCTCGGCCTCGACCTCGAAGCGAAACTGCCCGTGCACGTCGTGAGCCTCAGCACCGCCAGCGTCGTGTACAAGGTGCGCGGCAGCGCCGAACTGCTGCCCCGCTACTATCCGGAACTCAGCCTGCCGGACTTCATGAGCGTGTGCACCATCGGCCACAACCGCTACAGCACCAACACGCTCAGCACCTTCGAGCAGGTGCAGCCGTTCACGCTCCTCGCGCACAACGGCGAGATCAACACCATCGACCGCCTCCGCAAGGAAGGCACGCAGCTGGGCCTGCCGCTCACCGGCGGCAGCGACAGCCAGGACCTCAACCGCGTGCTGAGCGGCTACATCTTCGACCGCGGCATGAGCCTGCTCGAAGCCATCGAGAGCGTGTTCCCGCCGGTCATCAGCGAACTGCGGCACTTCAGCAGCAGCCTCCAGAACGCCTACATCGGCCTGCGCGTCGGCGGCGGCCCGCTCGCGCAAGGCCCCGCGGCCATCATCAGCCGTCAGGGCAACGAGTGCGTGTTCAGCGTGGACGCCATGGGCCTGCGCCCCCTGTGGTTCGGCGAGACCGAGAAGGAGTACTTCTGGAGCAGCGAGCGCGGCGTCATCCCGCTCGGCACCATGGTCCGCGACCCGCAACCGTTCGCGCCCGGCGAGAAGATGGTCGCGTGCCTCAGCGGCGGCACCGTCAAACTCCACTACAACCAGAACGTCCAGAACCTGATCCTGGAGCGCGTACACGGCAAGGGCTACAACTTCGACGACGCGCACGTGCGCATCGAGGGGCCGCACTACGCCGCGCCGACCAACGACGCGGCGCCCGCCTTCACGAAAGCTGCGCGCGCCGCGTTCGGCTGGGACCGCTGGGACGAGGACTACGTCAAGGCCCTCGCCGACAAGGGCGCCGAGCCCATCGCGTCCCTCGGGTTCGACGGCCCCATGGCGGCCCTGCGGCCCGAGAAGCCGAACCTCGCGGAATTCTTCAAGGAGACTGTCGCGGTCGTGACGAACCCCGCCATCGACCGCGAACGCGAAACCGAGCACTTCAGCACCCGCGTGCTCCTGGGCCGCCGCCCCCTGCCGGGCAGCAGCGACGGGCACAGCGTGGACCTGCTCACGCCCGTGCTCGCCACCACGGAAGCCGTCGCCGGGAAGTACGGCACGCTCACCGTGCAGGGCTTGCAGGCCGCCTTCCACGTGGCGACGCTCACCCCGAACCTCCGCGCGGACGAGCCGCTGAGCGTGGCCCTCACCCGCCTGAAACGCGCCGCTGCCGACGCCGTCCGCGCGGGCGCCGAGGTGCTGCTGCTCGACGACACCGCCCTGTACGCGAACGGCGAGGCGGCCCTTGACATCCTGCTCGCCGTCGGCGCGCTCGACCGGTACCTCACGGCGGAACGCGACGAGGACGGCGTGAGCCTGCGCCGCCTCACCAGCGTCGCCGTGCGCAGCGCCCAGATCCGCAACCTGCACGACGTCATGGTCCTGATCGGCCTGGGCGCGGACGCCGCCGAACCCAGCGCCATGTACGCCCTGTACTCCGGCGAGAGCGCCGAGGCGAACCTCGTGGGCGGCCTCACCAAAGGCATCGAGAAGGTCATGAGCACCATGGGCATTCATGAGCTGCGCGGCTACGGCCAGAACTTCAGCGCGCTCGGCCTCGCCAGCGACCTCCTCACGGAACTCGGCGTGCGCGGCTTCTGGGGCGGCGAGGCCGGCTACACCCTCACCGGCCTCGAAGGCACCCTGAAAAAACGCCTGGAGAAGTACGGCGCGAACAGCGAGGTCATGGACCGCGACCAGCGCTTCAACCCGCGCGTGTTCAAGGCCGCGTTCTCGCTCGCGAACGGCGAGATCAGCGCCGAGGACTACCAGCAGCGCATTCGCGCGCTCGAGCTGGAAATGCCGCTCAGCGCCCGCCAGCTGCTCGAATTCAAAACGCCGGACGGCGCGGAGCACGTCGACCCCGACGGCGTGGACCTCGCCATCGGCGGCCACAGCCTCCCCTTCGTGATCAGCGCCATGAGCTTCGGCTCGCAGGGCGAAACGGCGTTCCGCAGCTACGTGGAAGCCGCCAAGCGCCTGAACATCGTCGCCATGAACGGTGAGGGCGGCGAGATCCCCAGCATGATCGGCCAGTACAACCACTGGCGCGGCCAGCAGGTCGCGTCCGGCCGCTTCGGCGTGAGCAGCGTCATGCTGAACAGCGCGCACGTCATCGAAATCAAGGTCGGTCAGGGCGCCAAGCCCGGCGAGGGCGGTCACCTGCCCGGCAAGAAGGTCAGCGTGAAGGTCGCCGCCGCGCGGCACGCCGTGCAGGGCACCGACCTGATCTCCCCCAGCAACAACCACGACGTGTACAGCATCGAGGACCTCGCGCAGCTCATCGAGGAACTCAAGACGGTGGCACCGCAGGCGAAAATCAGCGTGAAGGTTCCGGTCGTGCCCGGCATCGGCACCATCGCGCTCGGCGTCGCGAAGGCGGGCGCGCACATCATCACGCTGTCCGGCTTCGAGGGCGGTACAGGCGCGGCGCGCAGCCACGCGCTGAAGTACGCGGGCATGCCCGTGGAGTTCGGCGTGAAACGCGCGCACAAGGCACTCGTGAGCGCCGGCATCCGCGACAAGATCGAGTTGTGGGCGGACGGCGGCCTCAAGACCGCGCTGGACGTCGCGCGCGTCGTCGCGCTCGGCGCGAACCGCGTGGGCTTCGGGACGCTCAGCATGGTCGCCATCGGCTGCACCATCTGCCGCGGCTGTCAGCTGGACACCTGTCACGTCGGCATCACCACGCAGGTCGAAACCGAGGAGGAAGCCAAAGCGCACGGCTTCAAGCGCTTCGTGCCGCGCGTCCTGCCCACCGAGGTGGACCGCCTCGCAGCGTTCTACGGCGGTCTCGCGGAGGAACTGCGCCGCATCGTCGCGCGCCTCGGCCTGCACAGCCTGCAGGACCTCACGGGCCGCAGCGACCTGCTCGTCGCGCAGGGCGCCGCGCTCGACTTCACGGAACTGCTCACGCCCGCCGAGGACGTGCCCGCGTGGAGCAGCCTGGGCCGCCGCGTCATCCACAAGCCGCTGAACTACATGACCCGCATGGTGAGCGAGTGGGTGAACGACGCCATCGAGGACGAGGGCGAGGACGAGATCGTGTACCGCGACGGGCCCGTCGCGAGCGCCGAACGCGCGCTCGGCACGCACCTGGTCGGCACCCTCACGCGCCGCAAACCCAACGCAAGCCGCGTGAAACTGCACTTCGAGGCGGGCAGCATCCCCGGGAACGGCCTGGGCGCGTTCAACAACGCGCCCGTGGAAATCCAGGTGGACGGCGGCGCGCAGGACGGCGTCGGCAAGAGCAGCCTCGGTGGGCGCATCGTGATCCTGAAGGGCCGCAACCACCAGGGTGAACGCGTGGACGGCAGCGTCGGCAAGAGCTTCGCGTACGGCGCCATCGGCGGGCGCTTCCTGATTCAGGGGAACGCCGACAGCCGCTTCTGCGTGCGCCTCAGCGGCGCGGACGTGGTGCTCGGCGGCGAGCTGCGCACGCCCGTGGACGACACGCTCGGCGGCCTCGCCACCCGCGCGAACGCCAAAGGGTACGCGTTCGAGTACATGACCGCGGGGCGCGCCGTGGTGGTGGGCGACCCCGGCCCGTGGATCTGCAGCGGCATGAGCGGCGGCGTCGTGTACCTCCGTCACGAGCCGGAGCACGGGCTGGACGACGCCGCGCTAAACCGCCGCCTCGCGCGCGGCAGCAACGTCGTCATCCTGCCGCTGAACGCCACGGGCGTCGCGGACCTCCGCGAGCTGCTCGGCGACTACCACCAGACGCTCGTGAAGAGCGAGCAGCACGGCGCGGCGCGCCGCATCGCGGAACTGCTGGTGGACCCCGCCGCGCATTTCCGGATGGTGCTGCCGGCCGCGCAGAGCGTGGATCAGAGCGTCGCCACCGAGTGA
- a CDS encoding oxidoreductase: MPIDSTFDPRATALDVIAGQDLSGRVALVTGATSGLGVETARALLSAGARVYLAVRDPERGEATADALRSATGNADARVLPLDLTSLASVRAAAQTFRTHEDRLHVLINNAGVMATPPSRTQDGFELQFGTNHLGHHALFTGLLPALRAAAPARVVALSSLAHRMSDVDLTDPNFERQPYDKWIAYARSKTANALFAVGVTARHAHDGVTANAVHPGGILTGLQKFIPEEEQRAMGWMDDEGRSNPRFKTPEQGAATSIWAAVGPELDGVGGLYLEDIHEARPFDPAQPYEGVQPYALDAARAAELWALSERLLGA; this comes from the coding sequence ATGCCCATCGATTCGACGTTCGACCCTCGCGCCACCGCCCTCGACGTGATCGCCGGTCAGGACCTGTCCGGCCGCGTGGCCCTCGTGACCGGCGCCACCTCCGGCCTTGGCGTGGAAACGGCGCGCGCCCTGCTGAGCGCCGGCGCGCGCGTGTACCTCGCCGTCCGCGACCCCGAACGCGGCGAAGCGACCGCCGACGCGCTCCGCAGCGCCACCGGCAACGCCGACGCGCGCGTCCTCCCCCTCGACCTCACGTCCCTGGCCTCCGTTCGGGCGGCCGCGCAGACGTTCCGAACGCACGAGGATCGCCTGCACGTCCTGATCAACAACGCGGGCGTGATGGCGACCCCGCCGAGCCGCACCCAGGACGGCTTCGAACTGCAGTTCGGCACCAACCACCTCGGGCACCACGCGCTGTTCACGGGCCTGCTCCCGGCGTTGCGCGCCGCCGCGCCCGCGCGGGTGGTGGCGCTGTCCAGCCTCGCGCACCGCATGAGCGACGTGGACCTCACTGACCCGAATTTCGAGCGTCAGCCGTACGACAAGTGGATCGCGTACGCCCGCTCGAAAACCGCGAACGCGCTGTTCGCCGTGGGCGTCACCGCCCGGCACGCGCACGACGGCGTCACCGCGAACGCCGTGCACCCGGGCGGCATCCTCACGGGCTTGCAGAAGTTCATTCCCGAGGAGGAACAGCGCGCGATGGGCTGGATGGACGACGAGGGCCGCAGCAACCCACGCTTCAAGACGCCCGAGCAGGGCGCCGCGACCAGCATCTGGGCGGCGGTCGGGCCGGAATTGGACGGCGTGGGCGGCCTGTACCTGGAGGACATCCACGAGGCGCGCCCGTTCGACCCGGCCCAGCCGTACGAGGGCGTGCAGCCGTACGCGCTGGACGCGGCCCGCGCGGCGGAACTATGGGCGCTGTCGGAACGCCTGCTGGGCGCGTAA